From Bos taurus isolate L1 Dominette 01449 registration number 42190680 breed Hereford chromosome 29, ARS-UCD2.0, whole genome shotgun sequence, a single genomic window includes:
- the OR8A1H gene encoding olfactory receptor 8A1, with product MAAQNHSTVTEFILGGLINQPELQLPFFFFFLFLGIYSVTMIGNLGVITLICLNAQLHIPMYYFLSSLSLLDLCYSSVITPKMLVNFVSEKNIISYAGCMAQLYFFLVFVIAECYMLTVMAYDRYVAICRPLLYNINMSHGVCSLLVAAVYTMGLIGSTIEIGLMLKLSYCEHLISYYFCDVVPLMKLSCSSTYHIEITTFFLAGFNIIVTSLTIFVSYAFILSSILCIHSTEGRSKAFSTCSSHLAAVGLFYGSTTFLYLKPPTGSSLARENVVSLFYTTGIPMLNPLIYSLRNKEVKAAMQKTLRRKLFGCKCHYSFSG from the coding sequence ATGGCTGCACAAAACCACTCCACAGTGACAGAGTTCATTCTTGGAGGTTTAATAAATCAGCCAGAGCTCCAACtacccttcttcttcttcttcctcttccttgggATCTACTCAGTCACCATGATAGGGAACCTGGGTGTGATAACACTGATTTGTCTGAATGCTCAGCTTCATATACCCATGTACTACTTTCTCAGCAGTCTATCACTATTAGATCTCTGCTACTCCTCTGTCATTACCCCTAAGATGCTGGTGAACTTTGTGTCAGAAAAGAACATCATCTCCTATGCAGGGTGCATGGCCCAGCTCTACTTCTTCCTGGTGTTTGTCATTGCTGAGTGTTACATGCTgacagtgatggcctatgaccgctatgttgcCATCTGCAGACCTTTGCTTTACAACATCAACATGTCTCATGGAGTCTGCTCCCTCCTGGTGGCTGCAGTCTATACCATGGGGCTCATTGGCTCAACCATAGAAATTGGCCTCATGTTAAAACTATCCTATTGTGAGCACCTCATCAGTTACTACTTCTGTGATGTTGTCCCACTCATGAAGCTCTCCTGCTCCAGCACTTATCATATTGAAATAACAACTTTCTTTTTGGCTGGATTTAACATCATAGTCACCAGCTTAACAATCTTTGTTTCCTATGCTTTTATTCTCTCCAGCATCCTCTGTATCCACTCCACAGAGGGAAGGTCCAAAGCCTTCAGTACATGCAGCTCCCATCTTGCAGCTGTGGGATTGTTTTACGGATCTACCACATTCTTGTACTTAAAACCCCCTACAGGCAGTTCCCTGGCCCGGGAGAATGTCGTCTCCCTGTTCTACACCACAGGAATACCCATGCTGAACCCCCTAATCTACAGCTTGAGAAATAAGGAAGTGAAAGCTGCCATGCAGAAAACACTAAGGAGAAAACTCTTTGGATGCAAATGTcattattctttttcaggttga